In Saprospiraceae bacterium, the sequence ATCTTTATTATCTATTGGCTTTTATACTGGTATTGTATTCTACTTATCTCACCAGGAGTGGAGTCCTGGGTGATTCGAGTGTGCATGCCTTCACTGACATGGGCCTGGAATGGCAGCTGGTATTAATGGCTGTGGTTTTTGCAGGGATTGGGATGGTCCTTTTCTTTAGAAATAAAAAATACATCGAAAAGCCTACAGAGGAAGATAAAATCAATAGCCGTGAATACTGGATGTTTATCGGGGCGATGATTTTATTGTTTTCAGCGGTATTGATTACCAGTTCTACCTCCTTGCCGGTGTTCAATAAAATAGCTAAATCATTGAGTCCTTCCTTTACCGGCCAGGTGATCGTGGATCAAATAGGACATCACAATAGGTATCAGCTCTGGATCGCAGTATTAGTGTCTTTCTTAAGTGGCATTTCAGAACTATTAAGGTACAAGGATGCACATTGGGATACATACAAATCGCGCTTTTTAAAATTAATATCAATCTCACTTGGATTGGCATCGATAGCATTTATCGCTTCTGTCAAAGCTTTCAACGAACCCTCCTGGCAGCATTTTGTGCTTCAATTCGCTGGTATTTTTGCCATAGTCACCAATATCACCTACCTGGTCACCTTTCTACGTGGCAATCTTAAAATGGCCGGTTCTGCGATCTCTCACCTTGGTTTTGGTTTGATGGTGCTCGGCATCCTGGCCACCGGGCTGAATAAGCAGATCATCTCCACCAATCTTTTCGCTCAATCCGACCTGATAGAGGGGTTTAAGACGGATGACTATATGAAAAACCTGGTGCTAATCAAAGGGGCACCTATGACGATCAAAGATTTTGAAGTCACCTACCAGGGAGACACCCTGCTCGATCCGTTCAACAGGGAATTTGATCTTCGATTTGATCAGAAAGCTGAAAATGGCACTACGGTCAAATCCTTTGTATCAAGACCTACCTTAGTATATAGCCGAAGTGAAAATCAAGCACCTTCCACTAATCCTTCCATACACCGAAGCCTTACAAAAGACCTTTATACTTTCGTCAATTGGTTGCCGCCAACGATGATGAACCGGGAAGCTGCTGACAAATCTGAAGCTGCGATGAAATATCAATCCTATCATGTAGCTGTAGGGGACACTTTTTTCCTGAGTGGTGCTTTCGGCATCTATACAGGGGCAAAAAATAAAACTGCTCATCCAGACTATATCCCGATACCTGGGGATGATATTGTCGAAGCAAATATTGAGTTTCATCAGTTAAATGATAGCCAGACATATAGATCCAACCCCGCGATTATTTCGAGGGAAGAACTGTATTATACCCTCCCTGACCTTCAAAACAATCTTGGTCTTAAGGTCAGGATCAGCCCTCAGAGTCTTGAATCATTTTATCCCTCCCTCTCCCAGGGACATGAACTCGAATTAAAAGAAAATGAATCCGAAGCTATAGATGGTTACACTATAAAATTTCTTGGATTTGACAAAAATATAGACGCCGCCAGGTATGCATCAAAAGAGGGTGATATCGCTGTCAGTGCCCGATTGGAAATCACCACCCCATCAGGAAAAAAGGTACCTGCTGAGCCTATATTTATCATCCGTAAGAGTGAAATCCATCTGGTGCATGATTATAACTTTGATCAAAAAATCCGATTGACTTGTCTCAAAATAGATCCTCAGAAAGAAAGTGTAACCATTGGATTTTTGGATTATCACGGTGATGATAGCATTGATCTGGAGATAGCAGAGAAAGCTCCCCGAAATGATTTGATAGTTGTCCAATCTATATTGTTTCCCGGCATCAATATGTTTTGGTTTGGCACACTTCTGATGCTCGCTGGATTGTTGCTCAGTGGTATCAGGCGATGGTTACGAAAAGTATAGACCATGGCTGTCATCCTGAGGCTTAAGATAGTATTGATAGGATCAGGCAATGTAGCGACTCATTTGGGCAAAGCAATCAGCAACCAGAGAGATTACCCGATAATACAGGTTTTTAGCAAAACAAAGGCGCACGCCAGATCTTTAGGCACTAAACTACATTGTGCCTGGACTGCCTCCATTGAAGAACTCAATACACAAGCACATCTCTACCTGATTGCCGTTCAGGATGACCAGATCGAAAAAGTAACCCTTCAATTAAAATCGATTCTTCCTGAGACAGCTTTGATAGTCCATACAGCGGGTAGCGTAGGATGTGAAGTATTGAGTCCTTATTTTAAAAATCATGGCGTATTGTATCCATTGCAGACATTTACCAAATCAAAAAAAATGTCTTATGCCAATATCCCCTTATTGGTGACTGGATCCACACCCCGCTATGCAGGAATGATAAAAGCACTTGCTTCTTTGATCAGTAAAAAGGTGTTGGTGATCTCTGATGAAACCAGGGGATATATTCATCTTACAGCTGTCATGGTCAATAATTTCCCGAATTATTTATATTTGATGGCATACCAACTTTTGGCAGCTCAAAATATAGATTTCGACATCCTCCTGCCCCTCATCGAAGAGACCAGCGCTAAAATTAAGACCATGTCCCCAAGAGAAGCACAGACTGGACCGGCACGAAGAAAAGATAACCTGGTACTGGCAAAACATATGGAATTACTCAAAAAGTATCATCCCGGCTGGGACGAAGCCTATAAGGTAATGACCACCTTGATACAAAATGAATTCAAATAAAATTCGAAAGTGAATCGAACTCATTATTACTACTTAAATAATTGAATAATAGATAGTTAATTTGATTAATGGCAGCAGAAGTAAATATTCATCCTTCGTGGAAAAATGTATTAAAAGACGAGTTTGAAAAGCCCTATTTTCAACAGTTGCGGGCATTTCTTCGCCAGGAAAAATTGAACAAAAAAATTATATATCCTCCGGGTCCTCTGATATTCAATGCATTTGACCATTGCCCATTCGATCAGGTCAAGGTGGTGATATTAGGACAAGATCCGTACCATGGAGCAGGGCAAGCAATGGGATTGAGTTTTTCAGTGCCCAAGCAAATTACCATACCTGCTTCCCTCAAAAACATCTACAAGGAGCTCAATACTGATCTGCAGATCCCGATTGCCACACACGGAGATTTGACCAGCTGGGCTGACCAGGGAGTCTTCCTGCTCAATGCTATCCTGACTGTAGAGCAATCCAGGCCAGGCGCTCATCAAAAAAGTGGGTGGCAGGATTTTACGGATGCAGTGATCAAAACACTTTCTGCCAAAAAAGATGGATTGGTCTTTTTGTTGTGGGGGAATTATGCAAAAAACAAAAAGGTATTGATCGATGAAATGAAACATTTTGTCCTGGAGGCAGCACATCCTTCACCCCTGGCAGGAGGGGCTTTTTTTGGGTGCAAACATTTTTCAAAAACAAATGAATTATTATTAAAACAACATAAAAAGCCTATTCAATGGAAAATAGAAATTTAATGATGATCACCATGGCAGTTGGAGCTCTGGCAGTGGTGCTTGGGGCGTTTGGAGCACATGCTCTTAAACCATATATGGATGAAGCAGCTGCGGCCACCTATCAGACTGCAAACAGATACCATTTCTATCATACTTTTTTGGCATTAAGCTATCTAATATGGAAACCACTGGACAAAACCTTATATAAAGGCGCCATTATGGCATTGATAGGGATTTTGATATTTTCGGGATCACTGTACCTCTTATCCTTAAGAAGCCTTATGCCTAATCTTCCCGCATGGATAGGGGCCATCACACCACTGGGAGGCCTCTGTTTTATTCTGGCATGGCTTTTGGGTATGAATACTTTGGTAAAAAAGAAAAAAAATTAACTATGATATTTCTTTTTCCTTAAGAATTAATTATAATTTCGTACCGGAAACATTTAAAAAAACCTGTTATGAAAAGTAGATTATTTAGCATTGCCTTGTCCTTAGTCCTTCTGGTACAATTATCTTTAGCGACAAATACGGTAGCCAATCTGGTACCTGGTAATGGAGTTGAGAAGAAAATCAGTATGGTAAATTCTAAAGCTTTGACCAAAGCTGAAGCCAAAGAAATTCAAAAAATTGAAAGAAAGCAGGTAAGAACTCAAAAGAGAATTGGGATGGTTCAGAAGTTCATGACCAAAAAAATGGCTAAAAATGCTGTAGATTTTCAAGATCCGGTTAATAAGTGGTTGTGGTTTGGTGTTTTTGGTTGGGGAGCAGGATTATTGCTTTGGATTATAGCTGCCGCAGTTGTGACTGGTGGTGGATTTTTAGGAGGTGGATTTTTAGGCCTTTTAGCTAGTTTGTGTTGGTTGTTTGGAACAGTAGCGTTTGTGATCTGGCTGGTCAAAAAATTTGGTGACGCATAAGCTTACTCTAAATAAATTTCTGAAGCCGTTTCGTTATCGTGACGGCTTTTTTTTTGCTTATCTGGGCTTGTTTTGACCTTTGATCGACAGAAAAACTTGACTTTTAAACCTGAAGCTAATCACTATGGATCGAACGAATAGCTTTGATTATGTCTGATCAGGCAGACAAAAACTTTACACCCTTTGACAGGTACGCGCAGTTTGAAAGTAATAAGGATAAATCTTTGACCGAATTATTGAACACTTTTAGCATTTTAAGAAGGGCTAACCTTGAGAGACTTAAAGCTTTTGATTTCCAGCAAACAGACCTAAACAGACCTGGAATCCATCCTGCGTTTGGTGAAGTGACTTTATCCCAGTTATTGAATGCCTGGGTAGTTCATGATTTAAATCATTGAGCCCAAATATCCTGAGTCATGGCCAGCCAGTTTAAAGAGCATGTAAGG encodes:
- the ccsA gene encoding cytochrome c biogenesis protein CcsA, giving the protein MPPINYVGEHLWVGYIIHAAVILGFLASLNAFIAFFRSARTNQSNWLQYARYSFLAQSIMVWVTVGLLFYAMIHHFYEYEYVRHHISDDLKFKYIFAAFWEGQEGSFLLWMFWNVVLGLILIKTSKQWESPVMGILSLLQVFLFSMLLGLYLGWGEHIIKIGSSPSLLVRETYNAPLFQNPDYVSLIKGNGLNPLLQNYWMTIHPPTLFFGFAATIVPFLFAFAGWYKKESRAWLKPAQEWALFSSFILGLGILMGGAWAYEALSFGGYWAWDPVENMSLVPWIMLVAGLHTNMIARATHRAIGTTYLYYLLAFILVLYSTYLTRSGVLGDSSVHAFTDMGLEWQLVLMAVVFAGIGMVLFFRNKKYIEKPTEEDKINSREYWMFIGAMILLFSAVLITSSTSLPVFNKIAKSLSPSFTGQVIVDQIGHHNRYQLWIAVLVSFLSGISELLRYKDAHWDTYKSRFLKLISISLGLASIAFIASVKAFNEPSWQHFVLQFAGIFAIVTNITYLVTFLRGNLKMAGSAISHLGFGLMVLGILATGLNKQIISTNLFAQSDLIEGFKTDDYMKNLVLIKGAPMTIKDFEVTYQGDTLLDPFNREFDLRFDQKAENGTTVKSFVSRPTLVYSRSENQAPSTNPSIHRSLTKDLYTFVNWLPPTMMNREAADKSEAAMKYQSYHVAVGDTFFLSGAFGIYTGAKNKTAHPDYIPIPGDDIVEANIEFHQLNDSQTYRSNPAIISREELYYTLPDLQNNLGLKVRISPQSLESFYPSLSQGHELELKENESEAIDGYTIKFLGFDKNIDAARYASKEGDIAVSARLEITTPSGKKVPAEPIFIIRKSEIHLVHDYNFDQKIRLTCLKIDPQKESVTIGFLDYHGDDSIDLEIAEKAPRNDLIVVQSILFPGINMFWFGTLLMLAGLLLSGIRRWLRKV
- a CDS encoding DUF2520 domain-containing protein, with translation MAVILRLKIVLIGSGNVATHLGKAISNQRDYPIIQVFSKTKAHARSLGTKLHCAWTASIEELNTQAHLYLIAVQDDQIEKVTLQLKSILPETALIVHTAGSVGCEVLSPYFKNHGVLYPLQTFTKSKKMSYANIPLLVTGSTPRYAGMIKALASLISKKVLVISDETRGYIHLTAVMVNNFPNYLYLMAYQLLAAQNIDFDILLPLIEETSAKIKTMSPREAQTGPARRKDNLVLAKHMELLKKYHPGWDEAYKVMTTLIQNEFK
- the ung gene encoding uracil-DNA glycosylase; its protein translation is MAAEVNIHPSWKNVLKDEFEKPYFQQLRAFLRQEKLNKKIIYPPGPLIFNAFDHCPFDQVKVVILGQDPYHGAGQAMGLSFSVPKQITIPASLKNIYKELNTDLQIPIATHGDLTSWADQGVFLLNAILTVEQSRPGAHQKSGWQDFTDAVIKTLSAKKDGLVFLLWGNYAKNKKVLIDEMKHFVLEAAHPSPLAGGAFFGCKHFSKTNELLLKQHKKPIQWKIEI
- a CDS encoding DUF423 domain-containing protein; amino-acid sequence: MENRNLMMITMAVGALAVVLGAFGAHALKPYMDEAAAATYQTANRYHFYHTFLALSYLIWKPLDKTLYKGAIMALIGILIFSGSLYLLSLRSLMPNLPAWIGAITPLGGLCFILAWLLGMNTLVKKKKN